A single window of Ictalurus furcatus strain D&B chromosome 3, Billie_1.0, whole genome shotgun sequence DNA harbors:
- the LOC128605531 gene encoding eukaryotic translation initiation factor 4E isoform X6, with translation MATSEPRGPESEEGSSDSPTPVAASPEQYIKHPLQNRWALWYFKNDKSKSWTENLRLISKFDTVEDFWALYNHIQQPSKLGFGCDYCLFKDGIKPMWEDDRNKLGGRWLMTLSKQQRHNDLDRYWMETLLCLIGESFDEASEDVCGAVVNVRPKGDKISIWTGNCQNKDAIMTIGQQYKERLNLPIKNILGYQSHDDTSSKSGSTTKNMYSV, from the exons ATGGCGACTTCGGAGCCG CGAGGACCTGAAAGTGAAGAGGGCTCGAGTGATAGTCCCACACCAGTTGCTGCCAGTCCTGAACAGTACATTAAACACCCTTTGCAAAACAG ATGGGCTCTCTGGTATTTCAAAAATGATAAGAGCAAAAGCTGGACAGAAAATCTGCGACTGATCTCCAAGTTTGACACAGTGGAAGATTTCTGGGC GTTATATAACCACATACAACAACCCAGTAAACTTGGATTTGGCTGtgattactgtttatttaag GATGGGATCAAGCCCATGTGGGAGGATGACAGGAATAAACTTGGAGGGAGGTGGTTGATGACGCTCAGCAAACAGCAGCGACACAATGACCTTGATCGCTACTGGATGGAGACG CTGTTGTGTTTAATTGGCGAGTCTTTTGATGAAGCCAGTGAGGATGTTTGTGGAGCGGTAGTTAATGTTCGTCCAAAGGGGGATAAAATATCCATCTGGACAGGCAACTGCCAAAATAAGGACGCTATTATGACGATAGG GCAACAATACAAAGAGCGCCTGAATCTCCCCATCAAAAACATTCTTGGATACCAGTCCCACGATGACACCTCTAGCAAAAGTGGCTCTACGACAAAGAACATGTATTcggtttga